The window ATCCTACTATTACTTTTCAAATAATCCACAATTATTAGGTTACACATTGTTTTccatggcggcacagtggccgactggttagagcgtcagcctcacagttctgaggtgcggggttcaatccccgtccccgcctgtgtggcgtttgcatgttctccccgtgcctgcgtgggttttctccgggcactccggtttccatcccaaaaacatgcattaattggagactctaaattgcccgtaggcatgactgtgagtgtgaatggttgtttgtttctatgtggcctgcgattggctggcaaccagttcagggtgtaccccgcctcctgcccgatgacagctgggataggctccagcacgcccgcgaccctagtgaggagaagcggctcagaaaatggatggatggatggattgttttcCATTTCCAGTATTTTCTATGGGATTCTTCATCCACAATCAGACGTCGACTTGTGCCCCTGAACAAATTTTATTTGGCCTGAAAGATTCCACTTTCGTCAACAGTTTAAACAATGTTTTATCCAACTGAATTCTTGTGAGAACAtgttgttgtagaaaatatCTTATGTTACGTCACCATGTACTACCTCGTAGTCCGGAGAAGGAGGtattaaaatattattacaGAAATATGGTTACACGTAATGACCCTGGACCAAATTAATCCATTAAAATGTTCtatatgtaaaaaatgtatttgattagaATTGGAGGTGTAAAAATTCATTGAtaaatcaacaactaatcgattatcaaattaatcaactggtttgataatcaattaatcgcgttgagaccttgtttaatttcaatcccCGTAAATTTTCTCCGATTTCTGtaatcctccatgaaagcacactgattatttttgtttaatcaaaaaaaaaaaaaaaaaccttgcaaacatctgcttttactttggaaaagaatgatacaaatgtttgcccattttttttaacacgttACGGATCAAACAAGTGattgaatcaatcaatcaatttatgtttgtgcattttccgcACTGTCAGTTTGAAgtaattgtgttgtttttgaataaagggatgttTATTCatccaattaattgattaattgaaaaaaataattcacagaTTATTAATTAATTCAGCGATTGGTATAGCCGAGATAATATAAATATTGGTTAAATTACGCGATTTGAGTTGCAGATCCACATTGTTTCCAGTCAAACAAAGTGAATTAAGGCCAAGACGTTTTGTGTATtggttttaaaacaaagagctaATTAACTGTGCTGATAAAAAGTAGGCATACTAGCAAGTTGTATCgttattgttaatattatgtATGATTCTTAATTTTTATGTAGTGAAAGCCGATGCTTGGTAACATGACGTGAGCCTAACACTGTTAAGCCATTAGAGGGCAGGACTCCACTTTTATTTATGGCTATACCATCCCATACTGTACACGAGTACAGTATTTGAGTTGGCGGATAAagatgtgtatgtgtgagtatTCAATGATCATTGTATATTtgtcgttattattattatactctTTAAACtacactaaataaataaattcagtgcgtgcctgtgtgtgtgtgtgtgtgcgtgtgtgtacttGCATGAGTGTGCACAtgcttgtgtttgcatgtgtgtgtgtgtgtgtgtgtgcgtgttgttttcgtgcatgtgcgtgtgaatggttgtcagaTAGAGAAAGTCAGAGAGCGCATGAGCAGCTAGTTTAAAAAGCTTATTAGTAAATATCGACGTCATTGTATGGAGAGTTTTGACGATTGAAGAGAATCACAGAAAAAAGCAGAGAACTCAAATATAATCTTCAGGAGAATATGTACAACAGCGTTTTGCTTTTCGGCCACCTCCTGATAATAAGTGCAGTGGAAGCTGGTGCAggtaaataaattttttttgtacattagaATTGAATTCAATTTTAATGTGACTCGTTTACCACAGGTTGAATACAAAGGTCGAAATCAGCATTTGGAGTAGGCCTAGGTGAAAAGAGACCTCAAATTTGCTGGTCCCTGTTTTatctaatacagtatatgttgatGTCTTTGGTATGACATGAGTATTGTGTTTTGCcagctaaaatattaaatgtattgtgttTTAGTTGAAATGAGGGTAGAAAGCAAGCACATAATTTGGCCTCTAATTTTACGTTATTTAAGGTGGAGTGTCATTCTGGAGGGAAAATGTCACAATGACATGCCCAAATAATGGGAGTTGGTTCAAAGCTGGAAATGAGGTGGGCTATCGAAGCAATTCCTATACACTTACTTATAATGGCAAAAACAAAGGCCTTTACCATTGTGAATATGGCAAGAACAGCAAATATTATTTCTACGTGGAAGGAAAAGGTAAGTGAGAGCATTGTATTTCTTCATATGATCTTTGTATTTGCTGAGGTCTCACTTGACATTTGCTCTCCACCCTCCTCCAGTGTGCACTGATTGTTTTGAGCTGGACGCAACAATGTTTGGGTCGGTCATTGTTGCAGATGTGAGCATAACAATTATATTGATGATACTCATCTATAAGTGGACCCAGAAGAAAAGTTCACCTGGTGCAAAGGGTAAGAAACAGTGTCACAGAGTGTAAGCTTTCTGTGGGTGGTAAAATAGATCATGTCCACCCATCTCATAATCATAAATAGTCATTTAGcaatcaatatatttttattttacaaactgGTTTTATCTTAAAGTTGTAAATAAACTTGAACTATCCACTGTCAGGGAGAAGACATATTATATATTGGAACAGTGCAATGAATCACTTTGAAAGTCACCTGCAATATACatagtttaaattattttattatttaattgattttttaaaaatagaattgtAATTAGTGCTGCAAGtaacaattattttcataatcaatcaatctgtcgattattatttcaattaatcaatgaattggatttaaaaaacatttttaatttccatccctttattaaaaaacaacacaattaattcaaattgacagtgcagaaaatgcacaaacataaattcatTATGATTCAATCACTTGTTTGGCCCGTAACGTGTTAAAAAAAGGCACACATTTTTATCattcttttccaaagtaaaagcagatgtttgcagatgttttATCTTggtgaaacacaaagataattagtgtgctttcatggaggattatagaaatctgagaatatttacagtCGATAGGCTAAAATTCAGAGGATTTAAGTAAAACAAGGTCTcaaaacgattaatcgatgatcaaaatagtcgattaatttgataatcgattagttgacGAGTAATCAATTAATTCTTGCATCTGTAATTCTaatcaaataaattttttacATATTGAAAATTTTAATGGGTTAATTTGGGTCCAGGCTCATTTTGTGTAATCATATTTCTGTAATATTTTAGCACCTGCAGGCCCGGCCCCTCCTTCTCCAGACTATAAGGTATGCACAGGATGACGCAACATAACATAATTTCCACAACAACATGTTCTCACAAGAATTCAGTTGGATAAAACATTCTTTAAACTGTTGACGAAAGTGGAATCTTTCGGGCCTAATAACATTTGTTCAGgggcactagttgacatctgatTGTGGAAGAAGAATCCCATAGAAAATACTGGAAATGGAAAACAATGTGTAACCTAATAATTGTGGATTATTTTAAAAGGCAACCATTGTTAATATTAAGACTGCAAAATTTacttttgcatttcttttctttgaacCTTTTAACTCTACTATATATTTGCGTTGCACATCAGATAGAGAACCAGATAACGTACATgtaggcatgcaaggagagatgcgAGAGTGAAAGGGGCGCCTGAACAATACTGCACCTCTTGAATTGGGGACCAGGGTGG of the Phyllopteryx taeniolatus isolate TA_2022b chromosome 8, UOR_Ptae_1.2, whole genome shotgun sequence genome contains:
- the LOC133482344 gene encoding T-cell surface glycoprotein CD3 epsilon chain-like — protein: MYNSVLLFGHLLIISAVEAGAGGVSFWRENVTMTCPNNGSWFKAGNEVGYRSNSYTLTYNGKNKGLYHCEYGKNSKYYFYVEGKVCTDCFELDATMFGSVIVADVSITIILMILIYKWTQKKSSPGAKAPAGPAPPSPDYKHLNTHRRSQDPYSFINNSKLM